A part of Rhodamnia argentea isolate NSW1041297 chromosome 8, ASM2092103v1, whole genome shotgun sequence genomic DNA contains:
- the LOC115756548 gene encoding DNA-directed RNA polymerase V subunit 1 isoform X2, with protein sequence MEETSTATLDAEITAIRFGLASRQEICAASISDCSITHASQLSNPFLGLPLEFGRCESCGTSDPGKCEGHFGYIELPIPIYHPSHVSELKRMISMLCLKCLKMRNNKFPIKNAGVGERLLASCCEDAAQVSIREVKTSEGAQCLQLKVSSRLRLRDGFWNFLERYGFRYGDNISRPLLPCEVVEILKRIPEETKRKLAGKGFFPQDGYIIQYLPVPPNCLSVPEVSDGVSVMSSDLSVTMLRKVLRQVEIIKGSRSGTPNFESHDVEAQDLQIVVNEYLLVRGTAKASRDIDTRYGIGKEPSNTATKAWLEKMRTLFIRKGSGFSSRSVITGDAFKKVNEIGIPTEIAQRITFEEKVSIYNMNYLQSLVDKKLCLAYKDGSAMYSLREGSKGHTSLRPGQVVHRRIMDGDIVFINRPPTTHKHSLQALSVYVHDDHTVKINPLICGPLGADFDGDCIHLFYPQSAPAKAEVMELFSVEKQLLSSHSGNLNLQLATDSLLSLKMMFRKYFYGKLAAQQLAMFVSSELPHPSLLKAHQFCPTWTVLQMLQTALPAGFNCCGDKYLISKSNFLDVDYSREFIASMVSEIVTSIFFEKSPVEVLKFFDALQPLLMENLFTEGFSVCLEDFYIPQSMIQDIQKNIRVISPLLYHLRTTYNELVQLQLENHLRLTKLPLSRFILKSSALGDLVDSKSDSAITKIIQQIGFLGVQISDKGKFYSTSLFDEMASLFRRKYFFEGVDYPSGEYGLIKSSFICGLEPYEMMVHSICTREVIVRSTRGLSEPGTLFKNLMAILRDVVICYDGTVRNVCSNSIIQFEYGFEVGAKPENLFPAGEPVGVLAATAMSNPAYKAVLDSSPSSNSSWELMKEILQCRVNYRNEPVDRRVILYLNRCGCGRKHCSENAACLVKSHLKKVSLKDLTVDFMIEYKELRTVLESSEAHAGLVGHIHLNEVLLKELNIPMVDVLKQCQETINSFRKKKKVGNLFKGTVLSVSDGCSFKPLCAGGRSQMPCLMFSCLDANDPELEKITHVLANKICPVILDTIIKGDPRINSANIVWINPDTTSWIRNSRRNQKGELALDIVLEKSVCKRSGDAWRIVLDSCLPILHLIDTKRSIPYAIKQVEELLGISCAFDQAIQRLSTSVAMVAKGVLKEHLMLLADSMTCSGSLIGFNSAGYKAFSRSLNVQVPFTEATLFTPRKCFERASVKCHVDALSSVVASCSWGKCVAVGTGSKFDILWGTKDRVDSKQEGATEVYSFLHMVRGPNMEGRGDSTCLGVDIEHLDWEEENAELNRSPENNSEKPVFEDNVEFQENVDVQPNGWNWDKVTLTDHGSSGWDASATWEKNDKDSTTTGNNGQNTAWSNWGSKKAESQLIDSQADDAKSSWNNLASGNKDADNNQFGVHDSKDSNWGNGRTDDDDDLHSTKFDQNSSKSGGWGAAAWGSDGGSQSRKSWDVSEKSVVDGIQRSKSEQQSDGWETTSWGKKPDDEMSWGCAQSVKDKSGRADLDDSTKANDQPSLSGGWDAVVGVMNEVGPQSEKDWNTRTTETEKQSQWETAGWGKRAEGSEVSREGWNSTQNADDTSKKVYEDGSQLGKRWNISHSPKTKESDEQSQWEATGWGQKAEDRDMSQRGWNTSKSVDDISGRADADGLHSTRPNEPSSTSGGWGTVASGQSEGSSQIGKSWNTQNSKAEGTEKSSQWERQSQWGGDSKKKSKGQHTEWKMRRSLSRPREMINEDPAAPRMYTVTRQRLDIFTSEEQDILTDVEPIMLSIRRIMHQSGYNDNDPLSAEDQSYVIDTVLNHHPDKAAKMGAGIEHLTVSKHSSFQDSRCFYVVSTDGSRVDFSYRKCLENFVKTKYPDAADLFIGKYFRRPRSEGKREQSVAPEEPTENR encoded by the exons ATGGAGGAAACTTCAACAGCTACTTTAGATGCAGAGATAACAGCAATAAGGTTCGGCTTGGCATCTCGACAAGAGATT tgcGCCGCATCCATCagtgattgctcaattactCATGCGAGTCAGCTTTCCAATCCGTTTCTTGGCTTGCCTCTCGAATTTGGGAGGTGTGAATCATGTGGCACGTCCGACCCCGGTAAATGTGAAG GTCATTTTGGATATATTGAATTACCGATCCCAATATATCATCCCAGCCATGTTAGCGAACTGAAGCGGATGATAAGCATGCTGTGtttaaaatgcttaaaaatgagaaacaataag TTTCCAATCAAGAATGCTGGTGTTGGTGAACGACTATTAGCTTCATGCTGTGAG GATGCTGCACAAGTTTCTATAAGAGAGGTTAAGACATCAGAAGGTGCACAATGCTTGCAGTTGAAGGTATCATCaaggttaagattgcgagatgGCTTCTGGAACTTTCTTGAAAGATATGGTTTTCGATATGGTGACAATATTTCTCGACCTCTACTTCCTTGTGAG GTTGTGGAAATTCTCAAAAGAATTCCTGAGGAGACCAAAAGGAAACTTGCTGGAAAAGGATTCTTTCCTCAAGATGGATATATTATCCAGTATCTACCTGTTCCTCCAAATTGCTTGTCTGTTCCAGAGGTTTCTGATGGTGTTAGTGTTATGTCCTCG GATCTTTCAGTGACGATGTTAAGGAAGGTTCTCAGGCAAGTTGAGATCATTAAAGGTTCAAGGTCGGGAACTCCTAATTTTGAGTCCCATGATGTGGAGGCTCAAGATTTGCAAATTGTGGTTAATGAGTACTTACTAGTCAGAGGTACTGCAAAGGCATCTAGAGATATTGATACACGCTATGGGATTGGTAAAGAGCCATCAAATACTGCTACCAAAGCATGGCTTGAGAAAATGCGGACGTTGTTTATTAGAAAAGGCTCAGGATTTTCCTCTCGCAGTGTGATCACTGGTGACGCCTTTAAGAAGGTCAATGAAATAGGCATTCCTACTGAGATTGCGCAGAGAATAACATTTGAGGAGAAGGTCAGCATTTATAACATGAATTATTTGCAAAGTCTGGTGGACAAGAAGTTGTGTTTGGCATACAAAGATGGTTCAGCCATGTATTCACTCAGAGAGGGTTCCAAAGGGCATACCTCTTTGAGGCCTGGCCAAGTTGTTCATCGCAGGATTATGGACGGGGACATTGTGTTTATCAATAGACCACCGACCACACATAAGCACTCTCTACAAGCACTGTCGGTTTATGTACACGACGATCACACTGTGAAGATAAATCCCTTGATCTGTGGACCTCTTGGTGCTGACTTCGATGGGGATTGCATCCACTTGTTTTATCCACAGTCAGCACCTGCAAAGGCCGAGGTTATGGAACTCTTTTCTGTGGAAAAGCAGTTGCTGAGCTCACATAGTGGGAATCTAAATCTGCAACTAGCGACGGATTCCCTGTTGTCGCTGAAGATGATGTTCAGGAAATATTTTTATGGTAAGTTAGCCGCTCAGCAGTTGGCGATGTTTGTTTCATCAGAGTTGCCGCATCCTTCTTTATTGAAGGCTCACCAGTTCTGTCCTACCTGGACGGTTTTGCAAATGTTGCAAACTGCTTTGCCAGCAGGCTTTAACTGTTGTGGAGATAAATACTTGATCAGTAAAAGTAATTTCTTGGATGTAGATTACAGTAGGGAGTTCATTGCATCGATGGTCAGTGAAATTGTCACGTccatattttttgagaaaagtcCTGTGGaggttttgaagttttttgATGCACTTCAGCCATTACTGATGGAAAACTTATTTACAGAAGGCTTTAGTGTGTGTCTAGAGGACTTCTATATACCCCAATCAATGATCCAAGACATTCAGAAGAACATTCGGGTAATATCGCCACTGCTGTATCACCTAAGAACGACTTACAATGAACTGGTGCAATTGCAGCTGGAAAATCACCTTCGATTAACAAAACTGCCGCTATCGCGATTTATCTTGAAGTCATCTGCGCTGGGTGATCTGGTGGACTCGAAAAGTGATTCAGCAATCACTAAGATAATTCAGCAAATTGGGTTTCTTGGTGTTCAAATCTCAGACAAGGGAAAATTCTATTCCACCTCGTTGTTTGATGAGATGGCCTCCCTTTTTAGGaggaaatatttctttgaaGGAGTTGATTATCCATCTGGTGAGTACGGTTTAATCAAGAGCTCCTTCATTTGCGGGTTGGAACCATATGAGATGATGGTCCATTCTATATGTACTAGGGAGGTCATTGTACGATCTACAAGGGGATTGTCTGAACCAGGAACACTGTTTAAAAATCTAATGGCCATCCTTCGAGATGTAGTCATATGCTACGATGGCACTGTGCGGAATGTTTGCAGCAATTCAATTATTCAATTTGAGTATGGTTTTGAGGTTGGAGCCAAGCCAGAAAATCTCTTCCCTGCAGGAGAGCCCGTTGGTGTATTAGCAGCAACTGCCATGTCAAATCCTGCTTATAAAGCAGTTCTTGATTCCTCTCCTAGTAGTAATTCCTCATGGGAGCTAATGAAG GAGATACTGCAATGCCGAGTCAACTATAGAAATGAACCAGTCGATCGCCGTGTAATTTTGTACTTGAATCGATGTGGTTGTGGAAGAAAGCATTGCAGTGAAAATGCAGCATGTCTAGTCAAGAGTCACTTGAAGAAAGTGAGTCTCAAAGATCTCACAGTtgacttcatgatcga GTATAAGGAACTACGGACAGTGTTGGAAAGCTCTGAAGCTCATGCTGGACTGGTTGGTCATATTCATCTCAATGAG GTGCTTCTGAAAGAATTGAACATCCCCATGGTTGATGTTCTGAAGCAGTGCCAAGAGACCATCAACTCATTCcgcaagaagaaaaaagttggtaatcttTTCAAGGGCACAGTATTATCTGTCAG TGATGGCTGCTCTTTCAAGCCATTATGTGCAGGTGGGAGATCCCAAATGCCATGCTTGATGTTCTCTTGTTTGGATGCAAATGATCCTGAATTGGAGAAAATTACACATGTTCTTGCCAACAAGATATGTCCTGTTATACTTGATACTATCATCAAAG GTGACCCCCGGATTAACTCTGCAAACATCGTCTGGATTAATCCCGATACAACATCTTGGATAAGAAACTCTCGCAGGAATCAGAAGGGTGAACTGGCCCTGGATATTGTTCTTGAAAAGTCAGTATGCAAACGAAGTGGCGATGCATGGAGGATTGTTCTTGACTCATGCCTTCCTATACTTCATTTAATTGACACGAAACGGTCAATTCCATATGCAATAAAGCAAGTTGAGGAATTGCTTGGAATATCATGTGCTTTTGATCAGGCAATCCAG CGTCTTTCGACGTCAGTTGCAATGGTGGCCAAAGGCGTTCTGAAGGAGCATCTCATGCTCCTTGCAGATAGTATGACTTGCTCTGGAAGTCTGATTGGCTTCAACTCTGCTGGATATAAAGCCTTTTCCCGGTCACTGAATGTCCAAGTTCCATTCACCGAAGCAACACTTTTT ACACCCAGAAAATGCTTTGAGAGAGCTTCGGTGAAGTGTCACGTGGATGCTTTGTCAAGTGTCGTGGCATCTTGTTCCTGGGGTAAATGTGTTGCTGTTGGCACAGGCTCCAAGTTTGATATCCTCTGGGGCACAAAAGACAGG GTGGATTCGAAACAGGAGGGTGCCActgaagtgtatagtttccttcatatgGTAAGAGGCCCCAATATGGAAGGAAGAGGAGATTCTACTTGTCTTGGTGTTGATATTGAGCATCTTGACTGGGAAGAGGAAAATGCAGAGCTCAACCGATCTCCAGAAAACAATTCTGAGAAACCCGTTTTTgaagacaatgttgaattccaggAGAATGTCGACGTTCAGCCGAATGGATGGAATTGGGACAAAGTCACATTGACAGATCATGGATCCAGTGGTTGGGATGCTAGTGCTACCTGGGAGAAGAATGACAAAGATTCAACCACAACAGGAAACAATGGACAAAATACTGCATGGTCTAATTGGGGATCCAAGAAAGCAGAGAGCCAACTTATAGACTCTCAAGCGGATGATGCAAAGAGCAGTTGGAACAATTTGGCATCTGGTAATAAAGATGCTGATAACAACCAGTTTGGTGTTCATGACTCAAAGGATTCGAACTGGGGCAATGGTAgaactgatgatgatgatgatcttcATTCTACAAAATTCgatcaaaattcttccaaatctGGTGGATGGGGGGCTGCTGCCTGGGGTAGTGATGGTGGCTCTCAGAGCAGAAAGAGTTGGGATGTTTCTGAAAAATCTGTAGTCGACGGAATTCAAAGAAGTAAATCGGAACAACAAAGTGATGGATGGGAAACTACAAGCTGGGGGAAGAAACCGGATGATGAAATGAGTTGGGGTTGTGCTCAAAGTGTCAAAGATAAGTCTGGAAGAGCTGATCTGGACGACTCTACCAAAGCCAATGACCAACCTTCTTTATCTGGTGGATGGGATGCTGTGGTTGGGGTCATGAATGAAGTCGGTCCACAAAGTGAAAAAGATTGGAATACCCGAACTACAGAAACTGAAAAACAGAGTCAATGGGAAACTGCAGGATGGGGCAAAAGGGCTGAGGGCAGTGAGGTGTCTCGAGAGGGTTGGAACAGCACTCAAAATGCAGATGATACCTCCAAAAAAGTTTATGAAGATGGTTCTCAACTTGGTAAACGTTGGAATATTTCTCACAGTCCTAAAACTAAGGAATCAGATGAACAGAGTCAATGGGAAGCCACAGGCTGGGGACAAAAGGCTGAGGATAGAGATATGTCTCAACGAGGCTGGAATACTTCTAAAAGTGTTGATGACATATCTGGCAGAGCTGATGCAGATGGTCTTCATTCTACAAGACCCAATGAACCGTCTTCCACATCCGGTGGATGGGGTACTGTGGCCTCGGGACAGAGCGAAGGCAGttctcaaattggaaaaagttGGAATACTCAAAATTCTAAAGCTGAAGGAACAGAAAAATCAAGTCAATGGGAGCGTCAGAGCCAATGGGGAGGagattcaaagaagaaaagcaagggACAGCATACTGAATGGAAAATGAGAAGGAGCCTTTCGCGACCTCGTGAAATGATAAATGAGGACCCAGCTGCTCCTCGCATGTACACGGTAACGAGGCAAAGATTAGACATTTTCACATCAGAGGAACAGGATATACTCACAGATGTGGAGCCGATCATGCTGTCAATTCGAAGGATAATGCATCAGTCTGG GTACAATGACAATGATCCGCTGTCAGCTGAGGATCAATCCTACGTAATTGATACGGTTTTAAATCACCATCCGGATAAAGCAGCTAAGATGGGAGCAGGAATTGAGCATCTGACG GTTAGCAAACATAGCAGCTTCCAAGACAGCCGATGCTTCTATGTGGTCTCCACCGATGGTTCTCGGGTGGACTTTTCATATCGTAAGTGTCTAGAGAATTTTGTCAAGACCAAGTACCCTGATGCTGCAGACTTATTTATTGGAAAATACTTTAGAAGACCCCGCTCCGAGGGAAAACGGGAGCAGAGCGTTGCCCCAGAAGAGCCTACAGAAAATAGATAG